Below is a genomic region from Phycobacter azelaicus.
TGGCTCTGCGGATTGGGCGAATACTTCGATCAACCGCTTGGCACTTACTCTTCGGGGATGCGGGCGCGGTTCAGCTTTTCTTTGATGCTGGCGCTGGACTTCGATATCTATCTTATTGACGAGGGGATGCCCAGTACGACCGACGTGGAGTTCAACCGCAAAGCGGGTGAGATCCTGCAAGAGCGTCTGCAAACCACAACGATTGTCATCGTATCCCACCAGCCCAAGACGCTGGAGAAATTTGCCCGTTCCGCAGCCGTGTTGGTCGACGGACATCTGCACATGTTTGAAACCTTGGAAGAAGCGAAACAGCTCTATGACTACCAAACCCAAGGCTAAAAAGTTTCGGATCCGCCGCAGCTCAAGCGCTGCCGGAGGGCAAGGCGGCCAGGTCGCGGCAGCACGTCCCGTCGAGACGCCAGGCCCCGGAAGCAGCGCTCAGGCTGCCAGCGCTTCTGCCCGGCCTGCGGCTGCCTCCTCGGCACAGGGGGCTGCAGATCCCGTACGCACTGGCCAGGTCAGCAGCGCCCGCGAAATGAAGGCGTCGACCGATATCGACGACATCCGGCGCGAGGGGCTTACGGGACGGCAACTGCGGCTTGCACGCCGGGTGGCTCAGCAGCACAACCTGCCCGTAACATCCGATTTCGAAGCCGTGCGCCTGCTCCGCCTCAAGGGCATCGACCCCTTCAAACGCGCCAACATGCTTGAACTGGTGGTCCCGCAGAACTCGGCACGCCCTGAAGGCACCCCGACACCGGGCGCGGTGCAGTTGCCGCAGACGGTCCCCGCAGGCAAGACGACACTGCCGTCGACCGAACTAAGCCCGGCCG
It encodes:
- a CDS encoding ABC transporter ATP-binding protein; protein product: MLEFENVSKSFWTGKQRKVILDRVSFRVELGKSVGILAPNGTGKTTLINMMAGLEKPDEGEIRRGCKISFPLGFMGGVISRLSGMDNSRYIAKLYGLDADYVEAYCRWLCGLGEYFDQPLGTYSSGMRARFSFSLMLALDFDIYLIDEGMPSTTDVEFNRKAGEILQERLQTTTIVIVSHQPKTLEKFARSAAVLVDGHLHMFETLEEAKQLYDYQTQG